The following coding sequences lie in one Arachis hypogaea cultivar Tifrunner chromosome 4, arahy.Tifrunner.gnm2.J5K5, whole genome shotgun sequence genomic window:
- the LOC112797047 gene encoding uncharacterized protein, with the protein MFAKKLLHKAVLHHSNHSKFQHHRGLKSSELDPRIVIHYGIPSTASVLAFDSIQRLLAIGTLDGRLKVIGGDNIEGILISPKQLPYKHLEFLQNQGYLVGVLNDNDIQIWSLESRSLVCSLEWESNITAFSVISGSHFIYVGDEHGSFSVVKFEAEEGQLLKSSYDLSAKFLREAAGFSDYSDQPIVGILSQPSSFGNRLLIAFQDGLLILWDIAESKIVFVGGGKDLQLKDHGSDSSIEPDTNVPSDSIEQNLGDKEISALCWASLSGSILAVGYLDGDILFWNLSSTAPSKGQQTSSKNVVKLQLSSAERRLPVIVLQWSSNQKSRSDCDGQLFVYGGDEIGSEEVLTVLTLEWSSGMETVKCISRADLTLSGSFADLILLPRAGAMELNTKADLFVLTNPGQLHFYDSDNLSALTSQQNRTPSIDALEFPVLIPIADPSLTVTQLVRLPSESTSSKILTEVASVLRTGSTPSLATPSHWPLTGGVPSHLSTPKGSGIERVYFAGYSDGSVLVCDATHPVLSYICYIEGEVKDIKVAGSSAPVTKLDFCSVSLLLAVGNESGLVCIYDLQGHSDGRNCHFVTETKSEVHESPQGKGTHCSAVISLLGSPVQALSFSNSGTKLAIGYSSGRVAVCDMTSMSVLFMIDSVPISSSPITSMIWKEQARFHSALNSPKQSETSSTGNSLEEIIFISSRDGKINIVEGDTGKMISSQPLHVKESTAISIHVIEDSIATTEATNDRHEEEPLKDTASASPDEPVRESNPTGINSAEAESSSSEVTAAGDLLFDPLVLLCCENSLRLFSAKSLIQGNKKPIRKVKDTKSYYWTTILKKDDKYCGLLSLLQTGIFEIRSLPDLELVTESSLLSILRWNYKVNMDKTLCSDANGNIALANGSELTFISLLAGEDKFRNLERLPCLHDKVLAAAADAAFRFSSSQKKKQISAPGILGGIVKGFKGGKASPTNMIKIQPSNFMHLEDKFYKSPRSDFHQTVSDELELNIDDIEIDEPITEVSTYSPNVKNKQKDNLREREKLFEGATSDDVKPRLRTPEEIMATYRKTGDASSAAAQARNKLVERQEKLERISQRTAELQSGAEDFASLANELVKTMERRKWWQI; encoded by the exons ATGTTCGCCAAGAAGTTGTTGCACAAAGCTGTGCTCCACCATTCCAAC CATAGTAAGTTCCAACACCATAGAGGCTTGAAGTCAAGTGAGTTGGATCCAAGAATTGTGATCCACTATGGCATTCCATCAACGGCTTCAGTTCTCGCCTTTGATTCCATTCAGAGACTCTTGGCTATTGGAACACT GGATGGAAGACTAAAGGTAATTGGCGGTGATAATATTGAGGGAATTTTGATTTCTCCTAAGCAATTGCCTTATAAGCACTTGGAG TTCCTTCAGAACCAGGGGTACTTAGTTGGTGTATTAAATGACAATGATATCCAG ATTTGGAGTCTCGAGAGCAGAAGCCTTGTTTGTTCTTTAGAATGGGAATCCAACATTACTGCTTTCTCTGTAATTAGTGGCTCCCACTTCAT TTATGTTGGAGATGAGCATGGATCATTTTCTGTGGTAAAGTTTGAAGCTGAGGAAGGACAACTACTTAAGTCATCATATGATTTGTCTGCAAAATTTCTAAGAG AAGCTGCCGGGTTTTCAGATTACAGTGACCAACCAATTGTAGGAATTCTTTCACAACCTTCGTCTTTTGGGAACAG ACTGTTGATTGCATTTCAGGATGGACTGCTAATTCTTTGGGATATAGCTGAATCTAAAATCGTGTTCGTTGGTGGAGGAAAGGATCTCCAATTGAAGGATCATGGTAGTGACTCATCCATTGAACCAGACACCAATGTTCCATCCGATAGTATTGAACAAAATCTTGGTGACAAAGAGATAAGTGCTCTGTGCTGGGCGTCTTTGAGTGGGTCCATTCTTGCTGTGGGATACTTAGATGGAGATATCCTTTTCTGGAATTTATCATCCACAGCACCTTCTAAAGGTCAACAAACTTCATCTAAAAATGTTGTTAAGCTACAATTGTCAAGTGCAGAAAGAAGACTCCCGGTCATTGTCTTGCAATGGTCCAGCAACCAAAAATCCCGTAGTGATTGTGATGGACAGTTGTTTGTCTACGGTGGTGATGAAATTGGATCTGAAGAAGTTTTGACT GTTTTAACTCTTGAATGGTCATCTGGGATGGAGACAGTAAAATGCATTAGTCGTGCAGACCTTACCCTTAGTGGCTCTTTTGCAGACTTGATTTTACTGCCAAGAGCCGGGGCAATGGAGCTGAACACCAAAGCCGATCTTTTTGTGTTGACAAACCCTGGACAGCTACATTTTTATGATAGTGATAACCTGTCTGCATTAACATCTCAGCAGAACAGGACCCCATCTATAGATGCTTTGGAGTTTCCAGTGCTAATACCTATTGCTGATCCTTCTTTGACTGTTACACAACTTGTCAGGTTGCCCAGTGAGTCAACTTCATCTAAGATTCTAACTGAG GTAGCCTCAGTTCTAAGAACAGGCTCAACACCTAGTTTAGCAACTCCTTCACATTGGCCGTTGACTGGTGGTGTTCCCAGCCATTTGTCCACACCTAAAGGTTCTGGGATTGAGAGAGTTTATTTTGCTGGTTATTCGGATGGATCTGTCCTAGTCTGTGATGCTACACATccagtcttatcttatatttgcTACATAGAGGGAGAG GTGAAAGATATAAAAGTGGCTGGTTCAAGTGCTCCAGTGACAAAATTGGACTTCTGCTCGGTCTCCCTACTTTTGGCTGTTGGCAATGAGAGCGGTCTT GTTTGCATTTATGACCTCCAAGGCCATTCTGATGGGAGAAATTGTCATTTTGTCACAGAAACAAAAAGTGAAG TCCATGAATCTCCCCAAGGAAAGGGAACCCATTGTAGTGCTGTTATTTCCCTTCTTGGTTCTCCAGTACAAGCATTATCATTTTCAAATTCTGGAACAAAACTTGCTATTGGATATTCAAGTGGCCGT GTTGCAGTCTGTGATATGACTTCAATGTCAGTTTTGTTCATGATCGACAGTGTACCAATCTCAAGCTCTCCAATCACTTCAATGATTTGGAAAGAACAAGCACGATTCCATAGTGCTTTGAATAGTCCAAAGCAATCAGAAACATCAAGCACAGGCAACTCTCTTGAAGAAATAATATTCATCTCTTCTCGGGATGGAAAGATTAATATAGTGGAAGGGGATACTGGTAAAATGATTTCCAGCCAACCATTACACGTGAAAGAATCAACTGCAATTTCAATACATGTTATAG AGGATAGCATCGCGACTACTGAAGCAACAAATGACAGACATGAGGAGGAGCCCTTGAAGGATACTGCTAGTGCTAGCCCTGATGAACCTGTTCGAGAAAGTAACCCAACTGGCATAAATTCAGCAGAGGCTGAAAGTTCCTCTTCGGAAGTAACAGCTGCTGGGGATTTACTTTTTGATCCACTTGTTCTGCTTTGCTGTGAGAATTCATTGCGGTTATTCTCTGCAAAATCATTGATACAG GGAAATAAGAAACCAATTCGAAAAGTGAAAGATACCAAGTCCTACTATTGGACCACAATTTTAAAGAAAGACGACAAATATTGTGGGCTACTATCGTTGCTTCAGACTGGAATATTTGAGATCAG GTCTTTACCAGATTTGGAATTGGTTACAGAAAGCTCTTTATTATCAATCTTAAGGTGGAATTATAAAGTGAATATGGACAAAACCTTGTGTTCTGATGCTAATGGAAATATTGCACTG GCTAATGGTTCTGAATTGACATTTATCTCATTACTAGCCGGTGAAGACAAATTCAG GAATCTGGAGCGTTTACCTTGTCTTCATGATAAAGTTCTTGCAGCTGCTGCTGATGCTGCCTTTAGATTTTCTTCGAGCCAGAAGAAAAAACAG ATCTCTGCACCAGGAATTTTAGGAGGTATTGTCAAAGGATTTAAAGGAGGGAAAGCCTCTCCAACCAATATGATTAAAATTCAACCCTCCAATTTCATGCATTTGGAAGACAAATTCTATAAGTCCCCCCGGTCAGATTTTCATCAAACAGTTTCAGATGAATTGGAACTCAATATAG ATGACATTGAAATAGATGAGCCCATAACTGAGGTGTCTACGTATTCACCTAATGTTAAGAACAAACAGAAAG ATAACTTGCGAGAAAGGGAGAAACTATTTGAAGGTGCAACTAGTGATGATGTAAAACCAAGACTTAGAACTCCTGAAGAAATTATGGCTACTTATAGAAAAACTGGG GATGCTTCTTCAGCTGCTGCCCAAGCAAGAAACAAGCTTGTGGAGAGGCAGGAAAAATTGGAG AGAATAAGCCAACGCACTGCAGAACTGCAAAGTGGAGCTGAAGATTTTGCATCATTAGCAAATGAGCTTGTGAAGACCATGGAAAGGAGGAAATGGTGGCAAAtatag
- the LOC112797048 gene encoding elongator complex protein 2, whose amino-acid sequence MTMQSSGTVGVKRVFIGAGCNRIVNNVSWGASGFVSFGAHNAVAIFCPKSANILTTLPGHKAVVNCTHWLPSSKFLFKAKQLEQHYLLSGDADGAIILWELSLIDGKWREVLQVPKLHKKGVTCISGIMLSQTEALFASTSSDGTICLWELVFPLTRNGDCKLSLLDSFSIGSKSMVTLSMAELPGTGGQIVLATGGLDNKIHLYCGGRTGKLVHACELKGHTDWIRSLDFSLPISINGDANNIFLVSSSQDKCIRIWKMALRSSITTGKGIYKKEEISLLSYIEGPVLVAGSSSFQISLESLLIGHEDWVYSVQWQPPLVDSVERDAYYQPQSILSASMDKTMMIWQPENNSGVWMNVVTVGELSHCALGFYGGHWSPSGDSILAHGYGGSFHLWKNVINDNWLPQKVPSGHFASVTDVAWAKSGDYIMSVSHDQTARIYAPWKVEASLKKGEFWHEIARPQVHGHDINCMAVVHGKGNHRFVSGADEKVARVFEAPLSFLKTLNNASLQKNCSSDDVLTDVQILGANMSALGLSQKPIYVHAVHEAPLRGVADGLDTLETIPDAVPTVFSEPPIEDQLAWNTLWPETHKLYGHGNELFSLCCDHRGELVASSCKAQSPTVAEVWLWQVGSWKSVGRLQSHSLTVTQMEFSHDDNFLLTVSRDRQFSVFTITRTGTDEISYSLLARQEGHKRIIWSCSWNPHSHEFATGSRDKMVKIWAIEKESSVRSLLTLPQFSSSVTALSWIGLQDRRNNGLLAIGMENGQIELWRLSYNRADDGSILAPGLAATLAVRVDPFICHASTVNRLAWRKNDEDHMSMQLASCGADNCTRVFDVTVE is encoded by the exons ATGACAATGCAGAGTAGCGGCACAGTTGGAGTGAAGAGAGTGTTCATAGGAGCAGGATGCAACAGAATAGTCAACAACGTTTCATGGGGTGCTTCTGGTTTTGTCTCTTTCGGAGCTCACAACGCCGTTGCTATATTCTGCCCCAAG AGTGCAAATATTTTGACTACTCTTCCGGGTCACAAGGCAGTTGTGAATTGCACACACTGGTTACCAAGCAGCAAGTTCCTATTTAAAG CAAAACAGTTGGAGCAGCATTATTTGCTATCTGGAGATGCAGATGGTGCTATTATTTTGTGGGAACTGTCCCTTATTGATGGAAAG TGGAGGGAAGTGTTGCAAGTACCAAAATTACACAAAAAAGGTGTTACATGCATTAGTGGAATTATGCTTTCCCAAACTGAGGCATTGTTTGCATCTACTTCCTCAGATGGCACTATTTGTCTATGGGAATTGGTATTTCCACTGACACGCAATG GTGACTGTAAATTGTCATTGCTGGATTCTTTCTCCATTGGTTCCAAATCTATGGTAACCTTGTCGATGGCGGAATTGCCTGGAACTGGTGGGCAGATAGTCCTTGCTACGGGAGGGTTGGATAACAAGATCCATCTTTATTGTGGAGGAAGGACAGGAAAG CTTGTACATGCATGTGAGCTGAAAGGACATACAGATTGGATTCGGAGCTTGGACTTCTCACTGCCTATAAGCATCAATGGGGACGCAAACAATATTTTTCTGGTGAGTTCGTCTCAAGATAAATGCATACGAATTTGGAAGATGGCGCTACGGAGCTCTATTACCACTGGAAAAGGCATATacaagaaggaagaaataagccTTTTATCCTATATAGAAGGTCCTGTACTTGTAGCTGGTTCATCCTCTTTTCAGATATCATTGGAATCTCTTTTGATCGGACATGAGGATTGGGTATATTCAGTCCAGTGGCAGCCCCCTTTGGTTGATTCTGTGGAAAGGGATGCCTATTACCAACCACAAAGCATCTTATCGGCTTCTATGGACAAAACTATGATGATCTGGCAACCTGAAAACAATTCTGGTGTCTGGATGAATGTCGTCACTGTTGGGGAACTAAGCCATTGTGCTCTGGGGTTCTATGGTGGTCATTGGAGCCCAAGCGGAGATTCAATCTTAGCACATGGTTATGGTGGTTCATTCCATCTTTGGAAAAATGTTATCAATGATAATTGGCTGCCACAAAAGGTTCCCTCTGGTCATTTCGCATCAGTGACGGATGTTGCATGGGCCAAATCTGGTGATTACATTATGTCTGTTAGTCATGACCag ACAGCTAGAATTTATGCTCCATGGAAAGTTGAGGCATCTCTAAAGAAAGGGGAGTTCTGGCATGAAATAGCAAGGCCTCAGGTACATGGGCATGATATAAATTGTATGGCAGTTGTTCATGGTAAGGGAAATCATCGTTTTGTAAGTGGAGCTGATGAGAAAGTTGCACGAGTGTTTGAAGCTCCATTATCATTTTTGAAGACATTAAACAATGCTTCTCTGCAGAAGAATTGTTCTTCTGATGATgtcctcacagatgttcagattTTGGGTGCAAATATGTCTGCTCTTGGACTATCACAGAAACCTATatatgttcatg CTGTACATGAGGCCCCTCTGAGAGGTGTGGCTGATGGTCTTGATACCCTAGAAACCATTCCGGATGCAGTTCCAACCGTGTTCTCTGAACCTCCAATTGAGGATCAACTGGCTTGGAACACACTGTGGCCTGAAACACATAAACTCTATGGTCATGGAAATGAACTATTTTCTTTATGCTGTGACCATAGGGGTGAGCTTGTTGCATCATCATGCAAG GCGCAATCTCCAACTGTGGCAGAAGTATGGCTTTGGCAGGTGGGTTCATGGAAATCAGTTGGCCGCCTGCAATCTCACAGCTTAACAGTAACACAGATGGAATTCTCACATGATGACAACTTTCTTTTGACTGTCTCAAGGGATCGCCAGTTCTCCGTTTTTACAATTACAAGAACAG GCACTGATGAAATCAGCTATAGTCTTCTTGCAAGGCAGGAAGGACATAAACGAATTATCTGGTCATGTTCTTGGAATCCACATAGTCATGAATTTGCAACAGGCTCACGGGATAAGATGGTGAAAATCTGGGCCATAGAGAAGGAATCGTCAGTCAGATCGCTTTTGACTTTACCTCAATTTTCAAGTAGTGTGACTGCACTATCTTGGATTGGCCTCCAAGATCGGAGAAACAATGGACTTCTAGCCATTGGAATGGAAAATGGTCAAATAGAACTGTGGAGACTATCTTACAACAGAGCAGATGATGGGAGCATTTTGGCACCAGGTTTGGCTGCCACACTTGCAGTACGTGTTGATCCATTTATATGCCATGCCTCTACTGTAAACCGTCTCGCATGGAGGAAGAACGACGAAGATCATATGAGTATGCAATTGGCTTCATGTGGAGCTGATAATTGTACAAGAGTGTTTGACGTAACTGTTGAGTAA